CGCGGAGAAGGTCATGGCATCCTACCCCAACATGAAGTACCTCGCCGTGAGCCTCCGGGAGAGCGTGAGCGCCGACTGGAACGGCTGGTCCGCCGTCCTGGCCGACAGCAAGGGGAATTTCTTCACCAGCAAGAAGTACGAGATCCGGGATATCGTGGACCGCATCGGCGGCGGCGACTCCTTCGGCTCGGGGCTCATCTGGGGACTGAACAACCTGAAGACACCCCAGGAGGCCCTGGAATTCGCCGTGGCGGCCTCGGCCCTCAAGCACACCATCTACGGCGACTTCAACAGGGTGTCGAAGGAGGACGTGCTCAACCTGGCGGGCGGCGACGCCTCGGGAAGGGTCCAGAGGTAAAGAATAAGAGACCGGGTACGGAATGAAAACGGGGGAGGTCCCTGAAGGGCCTCCCCCGTTCCGTTTCCGCAGGAATCTACTTCTGCAGCAGGTGAAAGATAAACCCGCCCACGTGCAGGTCCAGGTAGATGGCCGCTGTTTTGCCGTCCTTCTTCTTCTCCGTCTCGGGAAGGGAGCCGATGCCCTTGGACTTCAGGAAGGCGAGGGCCCGGGCCACGTCGTTGCAGGAAATGGCCACGTGACCCTTTTCGCCGAGGTAGGGCGACTTCATGAACTCGAAGGCCTTTCCGGCGAAGACGGAGCTGTTGCCGTCCTTCACAGCCATGCCGAAGAGGGAGGCAATCCTCTCGGCACCGTCGGCCGCCTCCTGCCCGTCAGAACAGTTCACTCCGAGATGGGCGAGCTCGAAGCCGTGCATGGCATAGACCGCCTCCCGGGTAATCCGGGCGATCTCGTCGAACTGGCCTGCGGCCACCATTTCCGGCTTCACCATCCAGCTTCCGCCCACTGCGAGGATCTTGTTGAAGGCAAGGTAGGTAAGCATGTTCTTCGTGTCGACGCCGCCTGTGGGAATGAACTTCACGGAGCCGTAGGGGGCGCTCATGGCCTTGAGCATGGCAAGGCCGCCGGACTGCTCGGCGGGGAAGAACTTCACCACCTTGAGGCCCCGTTCGAGGGCCATCTCTATCTGGGAGGGGCTGTTGATCCCAGGGGTGATGGGGATATGGTTTTCCACACAGTAGTCCACCACGGAGGGGTTGAATCCGGGGGTGACGATGAACTTCGCTCCCGCGTCCACCGCCCGTCTGACCTGTTCCTTCGTAAGGACTGTTCCCGCACCCACCAGGAGCTCCGGAAGCTCCTTCGAAAGAGCCTTTATGGACTCTTCCGCCGCGTCGGTGCGGAAGGTCACCTCCGCGATGGGGAGATCTCCCTCCAGGAGGGCCCTGCCGAGCGGAACAGCGTCCTCGGCTCTGTCGAGCTTCACCACGGGAACGATGCCCAGTTCGCCTATGCGCTGCAGTATGTTGTTATCCATAAGATGATTGTCTCCTTTCCGTAATGGAAATCCGTACCAAGAATAGACAATGGGGCTTCCTTCCGTCAAGGGCTTTTTTCACTGAATAAAACAATGTTTCGTAAAAAAACCTTCATTGACCGATATTCCCCGGAGTGATAGAGTGTTCCCCAAAGAACCGCACAGGCAAGACAGTGACTCCGCAAGGATACGGAGAAGAGTATATTTTGCCGCGTCCCCACCAGGGGGTGATATGTAATGGCCGGCATGATCGAGCGGAACGCCTGGTTTTCAGCCATGGGAGTTTCCCGTGAATTTCCGGAATTTCTCCGGACCGCCGTTCCGGAAGATCCTGCCGTTACGGCAGTGGTCTCCAGGGAACAGACAGCTCCCCTGGTGGGTGACAACGGGCTTTTTCGGGTGTACCCTCTCTTCCCCTCCGACGGCAGCGTACCCTTCGACATGTTTGCCGTGGAAATGGAGCGGGGCGCCTTCTCCTTTTCGGAATCCCACGACCCCGGCACGGTGGAGTACGTCTACGTGTTCGAAGGTCTGGTCAGCGTGAAGACGGGGCAGGAGGAATACTACCTCTCCTCCGGGGACTCCCTCCGCCACCGGGCGGACAGGCCCCATTCCTTCCACAACTCCGGAGAGGGCATGGCCACCTTGTGCATCGTGGCCTACTACCCCGGCAGAAAGGGCTGAAAAGGGGGGCCGGAAAAATCCGGCCCCCGTCTGTATTTCTCTGCGGGTCTTCTTTTCCGGCCTATTCCGTCGCCTGGGCGAGGACCGCCTTCTCCTCCACGGAGAAGATCCTGTCCAGGTCAAGGACGATGATCAGGCGGTTCTCCACCTTTGCGACCCCCCTGATGAAATCGGCGGACACGCCCCCCGCCACGATGGGAGGGGTGGGCTCGATGGATTCGTCGGGAATGCGGAGTATTTCCGACACGCCGTCAACCAGAACACCGATGTTCTGCTCCGCCATGTTCACCACGATGATGCGCCGGGCCGCTTCTTCAACG
This genomic window from Aminivibrio pyruvatiphilus contains:
- a CDS encoding cupin domain-containing protein, with protein sequence MAGMIERNAWFSAMGVSREFPEFLRTAVPEDPAVTAVVSREQTAPLVGDNGLFRVYPLFPSDGSVPFDMFAVEMERGAFSFSESHDPGTVEYVYVFEGLVSVKTGQEEYYLSSGDSLRHRADRPHSFHNSGEGMATLCIVAYYPGRKG
- a CDS encoding bifunctional 4-hydroxy-2-oxoglutarate aldolase/2-dehydro-3-deoxy-phosphogluconate aldolase; this translates as MDNNILQRIGELGIVPVVKLDRAEDAVPLGRALLEGDLPIAEVTFRTDAAEESIKALSKELPELLVGAGTVLTKEQVRRAVDAGAKFIVTPGFNPSVVDYCVENHIPITPGINSPSQIEMALERGLKVVKFFPAEQSGGLAMLKAMSAPYGSVKFIPTGGVDTKNMLTYLAFNKILAVGGSWMVKPEMVAAGQFDEIARITREAVYAMHGFELAHLGVNCSDGQEAADGAERIASLFGMAVKDGNSSVFAGKAFEFMKSPYLGEKGHVAISCNDVARALAFLKSKGIGSLPETEKKKDGKTAAIYLDLHVGGFIFHLLQK
- a CDS encoding chemotaxis protein CheW, giving the protein MAEQQLVVFGLGKEEFGIDISRVREIVRLQNITAIPQTMDFVEGIVNLRGQIVPIVDLCKRFRVANSTSVEEAARRIIVVNMAEQNIGVLVDGVSEILRIPDESIEPTPPIVAGGVSADFIRGVAKVENRLIIVLDLDRIFSVEEKAVLAQATE